One part of the Candidatus Omnitrophota bacterium genome encodes these proteins:
- the hisC gene encoding histidinol-phosphate transaminase produces the protein RKLVGKNILRIKPYKPGKPIEELKRELKLKQVIKLASNENALSPSLKVTSAIKNSLSSLNRYPDDTCYYLKKKLAGRLGFSPSNLIIGNGSDEIIALTLRAFLNPAEEVVIARPTFLIYEIVAKIAGAKIKYVPLKDLKYDLKSMAEAVTKKTKIIFVANPDNPTGTYLTGDEVRLFLAKVPKEVIVYFDEAYFEFADVPDFPDTLKLINKRNIITTRTFSKIYSLAGLRIGYGLANKQIIGYLNRVREPFNVNSIAQVAALAALDEKDCLRQTLKMVKEGKKYIYNELEKIGLKYVPSATNFVLIDLGKNSRIVFNRLLKRGIIVRDMRAWKLDNFIRVTIGTMSENKKFIKAFKEVSR, from the coding sequence AGAAAGCTGGTTGGAAAAAACATACTGCGGATAAAGCCTTATAAGCCCGGCAAACCGATAGAAGAATTAAAAAGAGAGCTGAAACTTAAGCAGGTTATTAAGCTGGCGTCTAATGAAAACGCTCTTTCGCCGTCGCTAAAAGTAACTTCAGCGATCAAAAACAGCTTGAGTAGCCTGAATCGCTATCCCGATGATACTTGTTATTACCTTAAGAAAAAATTAGCCGGGCGATTAGGCTTTAGCCCTTCTAATTTAATAATCGGTAATGGTTCCGATGAGATAATCGCCCTGACCCTGCGGGCTTTTTTGAACCCTGCCGAAGAGGTCGTGATAGCCCGGCCGACTTTTCTTATTTATGAGATCGTTGCCAAAATAGCCGGAGCCAAAATTAAATACGTTCCCTTAAAAGACTTGAAGTACGATCTGAAATCAATGGCCGAGGCAGTAACAAAAAAGACAAAGATTATATTTGTAGCTAACCCGGATAATCCCACGGGTACCTATCTAACCGGGGATGAAGTGCGCCTTTTTTTGGCAAAGGTACCCAAAGAGGTCATAGTGTATTTTGACGAGGCCTATTTTGAGTTTGCGGATGTTCCGGATTTTCCCGATACGTTAAAATTAATCAACAAACGCAATATTATAACAACCAGGACGTTTTCCAAAATATACAGTTTAGCTGGATTGCGTATCGGTTACGGCCTGGCTAATAAGCAGATTATAGGCTATCTGAACAGGGTCAGAGAGCCTTTTAATGTAAACTCGATTGCCCAGGTAGCTGCTTTGGCTGCCTTAGACGAAAAAGACTGCCTGAGGCAGACATTAAAGATGGTGAAAGAAGGTAAAAAATATATCTATAACGAGCTTGAAAAAATAGGATTAAAATATGTCCCCAGCGCTACTAATTTTGTCCTGATAGATCTGGGCAAAAATTCCCGGATTGTATTCAACAGGTTATTAAAACGAGGTATTATAGTCAGGGATATGCGGGCCTGGAAATTGGATAATTTTATCCGGGTTACTATCGGCACCATGAGCGAGAATAAAAAATTCATAAAGGCGTTTAAGGAGGTAAGTAGATGA